Proteins encoded in a region of the Marinococcus sp. PL1-022 genome:
- a CDS encoding carbamoyl phosphate synthase large subunit, which produces MPRDKKINKVLVIGSGPIVIGQAAEFDYSGTQACLALREENIEVVLLNNNPATVMTDNTCADKVYFEPLTVETVERIIEQEHPDGVLATLGGQTGLNLALAFSEQQTLEKYGVELLGTPIESIRQGEDREAFRALMHELDEPVPESEIVEKKEEALAFAEKTGYPIIVRPAYTLGGGGGGIAQNEKELSHIIEGGLEASPIHQCLVEKSIAGFKEIEYEVMRDANDTCITVCNMENIDPVGVHTGDSIVVAPSQTLTDVEYQMLRSSSLKVIRALGIVGGCNIQFALDPVSKQYYLIEVNPRVSRSSALASKATGYPIARMAAKISIGYHLHELLNPVTGHTYASFEPALDYVVVKFPRWPFDKFSYADRTLGTQMKATGEVMAIERNLEAALQKAVRSLEIKLDGLALPECRETADENILNEILQQNDKRFFYIMEWLRRGGDMETIHEKTGIQYFFLRTFSALIQKEKDIAGISWEDWGEEQLLLWKKAGFTDEQLHVLSGVEIGEILQLRNKLNMFPSYHMVDTCAAEFTAETPYYYSSWYKESDRQAEPVENKVLVVGSGPIRIGQGIEFDYCSVHGARALKEAGYEAVIVNNNPETVSTDFEMADHLYFEPLTAEDVLHVAREEHVTKVIVQLGGQTGISLTESLEQAGMEVLGTTSDIIDQLEDRDRFYQFMQQVNVPHIPGVSGHSREETLKQAEEIGYPVLLRPSYVIGGRGMAIATKEEELVEYIEDPANDIEYPILIDSYKPGTELEVDVLTDGSDIWIPGIFEHVEEAGVHSGDSMAVTPPFSISEEVKQLLVDYTQKIAEGMEFHGIFNIQFVYDAGELYVIEINPRASRTVPVFAKITGEKVIEGAVHLLLGHSLKTWTNEKGLHKEPGYYTVKAPVFSNDKLSGLDPVLEAEMKSTGELIGISKDLSGAFQKAFAWSETQIPLLFKKTGSVYCEIAAGEYEKAKPSLDKLEGMGYTLVFPQHKPFDEWIYSEDASAFISIPEIGHKTGKERRQKALIERKTIVTNARTLSVMVQAIQGTPELPAPIESWLQNYALAEKGV; this is translated from the coding sequence ATGCCTAGAGATAAAAAAATAAACAAAGTACTGGTGATCGGTTCTGGTCCGATCGTCATCGGGCAGGCTGCAGAATTTGATTACTCAGGCACCCAGGCATGCCTGGCACTGCGGGAAGAAAACATTGAAGTTGTTCTGCTGAATAACAATCCGGCAACTGTAATGACAGATAACACCTGTGCCGACAAAGTATATTTTGAGCCGCTCACCGTAGAAACAGTGGAGCGGATTATAGAGCAGGAGCACCCGGACGGCGTGCTCGCCACCCTTGGCGGACAGACCGGTTTAAACCTCGCGCTTGCTTTTTCCGAACAGCAGACGCTCGAAAAGTACGGGGTGGAGCTTCTTGGTACGCCGATTGAATCCATCCGGCAGGGGGAGGATAGAGAAGCATTCCGCGCGCTAATGCACGAACTGGATGAGCCGGTACCTGAAAGTGAGATTGTGGAGAAAAAGGAAGAAGCATTGGCATTTGCGGAAAAAACGGGCTATCCAATTATCGTGCGCCCGGCGTACACCCTTGGCGGCGGCGGAGGCGGCATTGCCCAAAATGAAAAAGAGCTTAGCCACATCATCGAGGGCGGGCTGGAGGCAAGTCCGATTCACCAATGCCTGGTGGAAAAGAGCATAGCAGGGTTTAAAGAGATTGAGTACGAAGTGATGCGGGATGCCAATGACACGTGCATCACCGTCTGCAACATGGAAAACATCGACCCAGTAGGCGTTCATACGGGAGACTCCATCGTGGTGGCGCCGTCCCAGACCCTGACGGACGTAGAATACCAGATGCTTCGGAGCTCTTCGTTAAAGGTTATCCGGGCGCTTGGGATTGTGGGCGGATGCAATATCCAGTTTGCGCTCGACCCGGTCAGCAAGCAGTACTATTTGATCGAGGTAAACCCGAGAGTGAGCCGTTCTTCCGCTCTAGCTTCTAAAGCCACCGGTTATCCAATTGCCCGCATGGCAGCCAAAATCAGCATTGGCTATCACCTGCATGAGCTGTTAAATCCGGTCACCGGACATACGTACGCAAGCTTTGAACCGGCGCTCGACTATGTAGTAGTAAAGTTTCCGCGCTGGCCGTTTGATAAGTTTTCCTACGCAGACCGCACCCTTGGTACGCAGATGAAGGCGACAGGGGAAGTTATGGCTATTGAAAGAAATCTTGAGGCCGCGCTGCAGAAAGCAGTAAGGTCACTGGAGATTAAACTTGACGGGCTGGCTCTGCCGGAATGCAGGGAGACGGCTGATGAAAATATTTTAAACGAAATCCTGCAGCAAAACGATAAGCGGTTCTTTTACATTATGGAATGGCTTCGCCGCGGCGGGGATATGGAAACCATTCATGAAAAAACCGGTATTCAGTATTTTTTCCTGCGGACCTTTTCTGCCCTTATTCAAAAAGAAAAAGATATTGCTGGGATTTCCTGGGAGGATTGGGGTGAAGAGCAGCTGCTCCTGTGGAAAAAGGCCGGCTTTACGGATGAACAGCTGCATGTCCTCTCCGGAGTGGAGATTGGAGAAATACTTCAGCTGAGAAACAAGCTGAATATGTTCCCTTCGTATCATATGGTTGATACGTGCGCAGCGGAGTTCACTGCGGAGACTCCTTACTACTACTCCAGCTGGTACAAGGAAAGCGACCGCCAGGCCGAACCGGTCGAAAATAAAGTACTGGTTGTCGGTTCCGGGCCGATCCGGATCGGGCAGGGGATTGAATTTGATTACTGCTCGGTGCACGGGGCACGGGCGTTGAAAGAAGCCGGCTACGAAGCGGTAATTGTAAACAATAACCCTGAAACGGTAAGCACCGACTTTGAAATGGCGGATCATTTGTACTTTGAGCCGCTCACGGCTGAAGACGTGCTTCACGTAGCCAGGGAAGAGCACGTAACGAAAGTGATCGTACAGCTTGGCGGGCAGACAGGGATCTCGCTCACTGAGTCGCTTGAACAAGCAGGGATGGAAGTGCTCGGCACGACATCTGATATTATTGACCAGCTCGAAGACCGGGACCGCTTCTACCAGTTTATGCAGCAGGTGAACGTTCCGCATATTCCGGGAGTTTCCGGCCACAGCAGAGAGGAAACGCTGAAGCAGGCAGAAGAAATCGGTTATCCGGTGCTTCTCAGACCTTCCTACGTCATCGGTGGCCGTGGCATGGCGATTGCGACCAAAGAGGAAGAACTGGTGGAGTATATTGAAGATCCGGCCAATGATATTGAATACCCGATATTGATTGATTCCTACAAGCCGGGTACAGAGCTTGAGGTGGATGTGTTAACAGACGGCAGCGACATATGGATACCTGGTATCTTTGAACACGTAGAGGAAGCGGGTGTTCATTCGGGCGATTCCATGGCTGTAACTCCTCCGTTCAGTATCAGTGAAGAGGTAAAACAGCTTCTGGTGGACTACACGCAGAAAATTGCGGAGGGCATGGAGTTTCACGGTATCTTTAATATTCAGTTCGTCTATGACGCCGGCGAATTGTACGTGATTGAAATAAATCCAAGAGCATCGCGGACAGTGCCGGTTTTTGCCAAAATCACCGGGGAGAAAGTGATTGAAGGAGCGGTGCACCTTCTGCTTGGTCATTCACTTAAAACGTGGACAAATGAGAAAGGGCTTCATAAAGAGCCGGGCTATTATACGGTGAAAGCCCCGGTCTTTTCCAACGATAAATTAAGCGGGCTTGATCCGGTACTGGAAGCAGAAATGAAATCCACCGGGGAACTGATCGGCATATCAAAAGATCTTTCCGGGGCCTTCCAGAAAGCATTTGCCTGGTCGGAAACGCAAATCCCTCTTCTGTTCAAAAAAACGGGAAGTGTCTACTGCGAAATTGCTGCCGGGGAATACGAAAAAGCAAAACCCTCCCTGGACAAACTGGAAGGCATGGGCTATACATTAGTATTCCCGCAGCACAAACCATTTGATGAATGGATTTACTCAGAGGATGCTTCAGCATTTATCAGTATTCCGGAAATTGGCCATAAAACAGGCAAAGAGCGCCGCCAGAAAGCGTTAATTGAACGTAAAACGATCGTAACGAATGCACGTACGCTGAGTGTGATGGTTCAGGCGATTCAAGGGACGCCGGAGCTGCCTGCCCCAATTGAATCCTGGCTGCAAAATTACGCTTTGGCCGAAAAAGGAGTGTAG
- the argB gene encoding acetylglutamate kinase, whose product MNSITVVKCGGSTVNKLTAEFFKSIASMKEKGMNPVLVHGGGPEINRMLEQMQIECEFVNGLRKTTPEVLEVAEMILSGKVNKCLVSSLQSAGSPAFGMSGIDGGLLEAEQVADQDLGLVGNVVNVNTSCIHSMLESGFVPVIAPIAADKNGKKLNVNADAAASAVAQAIGAKELLFITDVEGVLIDGSKADYIHVEKLEQHIQDGEIYGGMIPKVQAAAASLTGDLEKVIIAGADGHTDEAGGKLKGTAIIREQVQAPSLT is encoded by the coding sequence ATGAACAGCATCACTGTAGTTAAATGCGGCGGTTCCACAGTGAACAAACTCACAGCTGAATTTTTCAAAAGTATAGCGTCTATGAAGGAAAAGGGCATGAACCCGGTGCTTGTGCACGGGGGAGGGCCTGAAATCAACCGTATGCTTGAACAGATGCAGATTGAGTGTGAGTTTGTAAACGGGCTTCGAAAGACAACGCCCGAGGTACTTGAAGTAGCAGAGATGATTCTTTCCGGAAAAGTGAATAAGTGCCTCGTTTCCTCCCTTCAATCTGCCGGCTCTCCGGCGTTTGGCATGTCCGGTATTGACGGAGGTCTTCTGGAAGCAGAGCAGGTGGCTGATCAGGATCTCGGGCTCGTCGGCAACGTCGTGAATGTTAATACCTCCTGCATACACTCCATGCTCGAAAGTGGATTTGTTCCGGTGATCGCTCCTATTGCGGCGGATAAAAACGGCAAAAAATTAAATGTGAATGCTGACGCGGCTGCTTCGGCTGTCGCCCAGGCGATAGGCGCAAAAGAGCTTCTGTTTATTACAGATGTTGAAGGTGTGCTTATCGACGGAAGCAAAGCGGACTATATTCACGTAGAGAAGCTTGAGCAGCATATTCAAGACGGAGAAATTTACGGCGGAATGATACCGAAGGTCCAGGCAGCAGCGGCAAGCCTGACTGGAGATCTGGAAAAGGTCATTATTGCCGGCGCAGACGGGCATACAGACGAAGCAGGCGGGAAGCTGAAGGGAACGGCAATAATCAGAGAACAGGTCCAGGCTCCGTCCCTGACTTGA
- the argF gene encoding ornithine carbamoyltransferase, with protein sequence MATNLNNSASTLQQQSMLTLLDFSAEEIKQLLELAAHMKKNPSAYYNHLAHRSLGMIFENASTRTRVSFEVAMTQMGGHSLFLSPRDMQIGRGEPIQDTAKVLSRYVDALMIRTNDHGKVEALAEHADVPVINALTDLYHPCQALADLLTVQERKGSFEGLKSVFIGDGNNVAHSWIIASVKMGMDAVLAAPEGYGPDPDVWKQIEQAAEQSGASVTRTKDPEEAAKGADVIYTDVWTSMGYEEEQAKRLAAFKGFMISEELTAKASEDYMFLHCLPAHREEEVAASVIDGPHSAVYDEAENRLHVQKAILASVIG encoded by the coding sequence ATGGCAACAAACCTGAATAATTCTGCCTCAACACTGCAGCAGCAGAGTATGTTAACGCTGCTTGATTTTTCAGCGGAGGAAATCAAGCAGCTGCTTGAGCTGGCAGCACACATGAAGAAAAACCCCTCCGCTTATTATAATCATCTCGCGCATCGTTCCCTTGGAATGATTTTTGAGAATGCGTCAACGAGAACCCGCGTGTCCTTTGAGGTAGCTATGACTCAGATGGGAGGCCATTCCTTATTCCTGAGCCCCCGGGACATGCAGATCGGCCGCGGAGAGCCGATCCAGGACACAGCCAAGGTGCTTTCGAGGTACGTTGATGCGCTGATGATCCGGACAAACGATCACGGAAAAGTCGAGGCGCTCGCTGAACATGCAGACGTACCGGTTATCAACGCACTCACGGATCTGTATCATCCGTGTCAGGCGCTTGCTGATTTGCTTACGGTGCAGGAGCGGAAGGGAAGCTTTGAGGGCTTAAAAAGTGTCTTTATCGGCGACGGGAATAATGTCGCCCATTCCTGGATCATAGCAAGCGTGAAAATGGGGATGGACGCGGTGCTCGCAGCACCGGAAGGGTATGGCCCGGATCCGGACGTATGGAAGCAGATTGAGCAGGCAGCGGAGCAGTCAGGAGCATCTGTCACCCGCACAAAAGACCCTGAAGAAGCAGCAAAAGGAGCGGACGTTATTTATACGGATGTATGGACGAGCATGGGCTATGAAGAGGAGCAGGCGAAGCGCCTCGCGGCCTTTAAAGGCTTTATGATTTCTGAAGAGCTTACGGCAAAAGCTTCGGAAGACTACATGTTTTTACACTGCCTCCCGGCCCACCGGGAGGAAGAGGTAGCGGCTTCGGTCATTGACGGTCCTCATTCAGCTGTTTATGATGAAGCGGAAAACAGACTGCACGTGCAAAAGGCAATACTTGCTTCGGTCATCGGCTAG
- a CDS encoding acetylornithine transaminase: MQQTEQKSHLFETYKRWELTFSHAEGCTVTDKEGKEYTDLMAGISVVNLGHGDPDVIKHVEKQLHAGWHGSNFFQYEQQERAAELLTKLSGMDLVFFANSGTEANEAAIKCARKYTGRTKIQSFVQSFHGRTYGSMAATGQDAIHQGFGRMLEDFEYLPYNDVNALEKAVDENTAAIMLEPVQGEGGVIPGSPAFIQKAAELARQHGALLIVDEVQTGLGRTGTMFAYEQAGVSPDIVTTAKALGNGFPVGAMIGKGYLQEAFGPGAHGSTFGGNPLAMAAVEGTLQKLMSINAPKMAAEKGRFFTNLLEEKIVSLPVVKEIRGPGLMIGIELTESAAPYVLAMQKKGFLLIAAGPNTLRLLPPLTIPYDDLGKAAAALREVLEK, from the coding sequence ATGCAGCAGACAGAACAGAAATCGCACCTATTTGAAACGTATAAAAGATGGGAACTCACTTTTTCACATGCAGAGGGCTGTACCGTCACGGATAAAGAAGGAAAAGAATACACGGATTTAATGGCTGGCATCAGCGTTGTCAATCTTGGCCATGGTGATCCTGATGTAATAAAGCATGTAGAGAAGCAGCTGCACGCCGGATGGCACGGCTCCAATTTTTTTCAGTATGAACAGCAGGAGCGCGCTGCAGAGCTTTTGACGAAGCTTTCAGGAATGGATCTTGTATTTTTTGCAAACAGTGGTACAGAGGCAAATGAAGCAGCTATAAAGTGCGCCAGAAAATATACCGGGCGTACGAAAATCCAAAGCTTTGTCCAGTCTTTTCACGGGCGGACATACGGAAGCATGGCAGCAACCGGCCAGGACGCCATTCATCAGGGATTTGGCCGCATGCTCGAGGACTTTGAATATTTACCGTATAACGATGTGAATGCACTGGAGAAAGCTGTGGATGAAAACACCGCGGCAATTATGCTTGAGCCGGTGCAGGGTGAGGGCGGTGTTATTCCGGGAAGTCCGGCATTTATTCAAAAAGCCGCGGAGCTTGCCCGGCAGCACGGAGCACTGCTTATTGTGGATGAAGTACAGACAGGCCTGGGACGCACTGGTACGATGTTTGCCTATGAGCAGGCAGGCGTGAGCCCTGATATCGTAACGACGGCAAAGGCTCTTGGCAACGGATTTCCGGTAGGGGCGATGATCGGCAAAGGATATTTGCAGGAGGCCTTTGGCCCTGGGGCCCATGGCTCTACATTTGGCGGAAATCCGCTTGCTATGGCTGCTGTTGAAGGAACGCTTCAAAAGCTGATGAGTATTAACGCCCCGAAGATGGCAGCAGAAAAAGGACGATTTTTCACGAATCTTCTTGAAGAAAAAATCGTTTCCCTGCCGGTGGTAAAAGAAATACGCGGCCCGGGACTTATGATTGGCATAGAACTTACCGAAAGTGCTGCACCTTATGTACTCGCCATGCAGAAAAAAGGATTTCTGCTGATTGCTGCAGGACCTAATACTTTGAGGCTTCTGCCGCCGCTGACAATTCCGTACGATGACTTGGGAAAAGCCGCAGCAGCACTGAGAGAAGTGCTTGAAAAATAA
- the fabF gene encoding beta-ketoacyl-ACP synthase II: MNENRRVVVTGMGTVNPLGQTVESSWKNAVDGVSGISAIERMDVSELPMKIGGEVTDFDPSAYLEKKELRKMDRFTQFAIVASMQALEDSGYTITEENAARTGVWIGSGIGGMETYETQFQNFMERGYKRVSPFFVPMMIPDMASGQVSIYTGAKGVNSCTVTACATGSNSIGDAYKVIQRGDADAMITGGTEAPITKMAIAGFSSAKAITMNEDPNTASRPFDKNRDGFVMGEGAGILMLESLESAEARGAEIYAEIVGYGSTGDAYHLTAPAPDGEGAQRSMQMAMDDAGLTAENIQYINAHGTSTQYNDKFETTAVRKVFQEHADNVWMSSTKSMTGHLLGATGGIEAIFSILSLKDNVVPPTINLHEPDPECDLDYVPNEARKGDIQAVLSNTFGFGGHNATLAFKKWQA, encoded by the coding sequence ATGAATGAAAACAGGCGAGTGGTTGTAACAGGAATGGGAACAGTCAACCCGCTGGGCCAGACAGTGGAATCTTCGTGGAAAAATGCTGTTGATGGAGTCTCCGGCATTAGTGCTATCGAAAGGATGGACGTCTCCGAGCTTCCGATGAAAATCGGGGGAGAGGTAACGGACTTCGATCCATCGGCTTATTTGGAAAAGAAAGAGCTGCGGAAAATGGACCGCTTCACTCAGTTTGCTATTGTGGCTTCTATGCAGGCACTTGAGGATTCCGGCTATACAATTACTGAAGAAAATGCAGCCCGGACCGGCGTTTGGATAGGCTCCGGCATTGGCGGCATGGAAACGTACGAAACCCAGTTTCAGAACTTTATGGAGCGCGGCTATAAACGCGTCAGCCCGTTCTTTGTACCAATGATGATCCCGGATATGGCTTCCGGCCAGGTGTCCATTTACACAGGTGCCAAAGGAGTGAATTCCTGTACGGTGACAGCATGTGCCACAGGCTCCAACTCGATTGGGGACGCGTACAAAGTGATTCAGCGCGGCGATGCTGATGCTATGATTACGGGCGGCACAGAAGCTCCGATCACAAAAATGGCGATTGCCGGCTTTAGTTCAGCCAAGGCGATCACCATGAATGAAGACCCGAATACAGCGTCGCGTCCGTTTGATAAAAACCGGGACGGGTTTGTGATGGGCGAAGGAGCGGGCATACTGATGCTTGAAAGCCTGGAATCCGCCGAAGCGAGAGGGGCAGAAATCTACGCTGAAATCGTCGGCTACGGCTCTACCGGGGACGCGTATCATCTGACCGCCCCGGCTCCGGACGGTGAAGGTGCCCAGCGCTCCATGCAGATGGCTATGGATGATGCGGGACTTACAGCTGAAAACATTCAGTACATTAACGCCCATGGTACGAGTACACAGTACAATGATAAATTTGAAACGACAGCTGTACGAAAGGTATTTCAGGAGCATGCAGACAATGTATGGATGAGCTCCACCAAATCGATGACCGGTCATCTGCTTGGAGCGACCGGAGGTATTGAGGCAATATTTAGTATTCTTTCTTTAAAGGATAACGTCGTACCTCCAACTATTAACCTGCACGAGCCGGATCCGGAATGTGATCTTGATTATGTGCCAAACGAAGCCCGGAAAGGTGATATCCAAGCCGTTTTAAGCAATACCTTTGGTTTTGGCGGACATAATGCTACGCTGGCATTTAAAAAATGGCAGGCATAA
- a CDS encoding carbamoyl phosphate synthase small subunit, which translates to MKSYIKLETGEIFEGSWQQAFPDTYGEIVFFTGMTGYQEVMTDPSFHGQIVVFTYPLIGNYGVNPTDNESTQPQPAGIIVSEACSNSGHYEGDQTLAEAALAAGIPVMENVDTRALVKNIREKGDMGAVMTGSPESVDVGEYEPLGERDVINTVTVDKQITVGSGDRHVVVMDFGYKQSMVDQLNKKGCKVTIVPYDTPKDAIEDLAPDGLLFSNGPGNPKQLDHYLSTYKELAEAYPTLGICLGHQLLALAFGGETEKLRFGHRGANQPVQDLETNKVFMSSQNHSYVVTGESLPKESFRIKYKNVNDGSIEGMMHTKFPIMTAQFHPEAHPGPADSEEIFDEFLETIENKGREATYA; encoded by the coding sequence ATGAAAAGTTATATAAAATTGGAAACAGGCGAAATATTTGAAGGCAGCTGGCAGCAAGCCTTTCCGGATACGTATGGGGAAATTGTATTTTTTACAGGAATGACCGGCTACCAGGAAGTAATGACAGACCCTTCCTTTCACGGTCAGATAGTAGTCTTCACTTATCCGTTAATCGGAAACTACGGCGTGAATCCAACAGACAATGAAAGTACGCAGCCGCAGCCGGCGGGGATCATAGTCAGCGAAGCCTGCAGCAATTCGGGTCATTATGAAGGTGACCAGACACTCGCGGAAGCAGCGCTTGCGGCTGGCATTCCCGTTATGGAAAACGTGGACACGCGGGCTTTAGTCAAAAATATCCGGGAAAAAGGCGATATGGGCGCAGTAATGACCGGGAGCCCGGAATCTGTGGATGTCGGGGAATATGAGCCACTCGGAGAGCGCGATGTGATTAATACTGTAACGGTGGACAAGCAGATAACGGTCGGCAGCGGCGACCGGCACGTAGTAGTGATGGACTTTGGCTACAAGCAGTCGATGGTGGACCAGCTGAACAAAAAAGGGTGCAAAGTAACGATTGTGCCTTATGATACACCGAAGGATGCAATTGAAGATCTGGCTCCGGACGGCCTGCTGTTTTCCAACGGCCCCGGCAACCCGAAGCAGCTTGACCATTATTTGAGCACCTATAAGGAGCTTGCCGAAGCCTATCCGACTTTGGGTATCTGCCTGGGTCACCAGCTCCTCGCGCTTGCGTTTGGCGGGGAGACGGAAAAACTGCGTTTCGGTCATCGCGGCGCCAATCAGCCGGTGCAGGATCTGGAGACGAACAAAGTGTTTATGAGCTCTCAAAATCACAGCTATGTTGTCACCGGTGAGTCTCTTCCAAAAGAGTCTTTCCGGATAAAATACAAAAACGTCAACGACGGTTCGATAGAGGGCATGATGCATACGAAGTTTCCAATCATGACAGCACAGTTTCACCCGGAAGCCCATCCGGGTCCGGCAGACAGCGAAGAAATTTTTGATGAATTTTTGGAAACGATAGAGAATAAAGGGAGAGAAGCCACCTATGCCTAG